One genomic segment of Rivularia sp. PCC 7116 includes these proteins:
- a CDS encoding M48 family metallopeptidase yields the protein MVQDMTFLKSKLYHRKYLISNKHNKPKMNSKLNSENIQKLQKALAENPNDINLMNTLAIGYLNNPSLVKDKEDLRLMEKAYATKKTIKSTHNLAWFYFLECWGSLEKALEIQKECILMQPKSFYPYSLYGYLLLENNQLHEAIENLEIAYSKHKSREITHNLGTAYAKSGNFDIAKEYLVAVTNDKDIENRSKHNLAIVKIQLGEKEDARKIVKELEQEINKCDEIDSFEVAYLYYLLNDYDSAYSCCQNCDWNHYALFSWQHIPYLIYINDIDTYHRLVAGEIDNQENLIKQIKDNHQNWDDYSEEEKQEELVELKSEVMRLTNLEKKFALDKPNININNYYLLESCGCLLFGCDEHGNLQDDR from the coding sequence ATGGTGCAAGATATGACATTTTTAAAGTCAAAACTTTATCATAGAAAATATTTAATTTCAAATAAACATAACAAGCCAAAAATGAATTCAAAACTAAACTCAGAAAATATCCAAAAATTACAAAAAGCCTTAGCCGAAAATCCTAACGATATTAATCTCATGAATACCTTAGCTATTGGATATTTGAATAATCCTAGCTTGGTGAAAGATAAAGAGGATTTGAGATTAATGGAAAAAGCATATGCAACAAAAAAGACAATTAAATCGACTCATAACCTAGCTTGGTTTTATTTTTTAGAGTGTTGGGGAAGTTTAGAAAAAGCCCTTGAAATACAGAAAGAATGTATATTAATGCAACCTAAAAGCTTTTATCCATACTCTCTTTATGGCTATTTGCTTTTAGAAAATAATCAACTGCATGAAGCTATCGAAAATTTAGAAATTGCCTACTCTAAACATAAAAGTAGAGAGATAACCCATAATTTAGGTACAGCATATGCAAAGTCAGGTAATTTTGATATTGCTAAAGAATATTTGGTTGCAGTAACTAACGATAAAGATATTGAAAATAGAAGTAAGCACAATTTAGCAATAGTCAAAATTCAGCTTGGGGAAAAAGAAGATGCTCGGAAGATAGTAAAAGAATTAGAACAAGAGATTAATAAATGTGATGAAATTGATAGTTTTGAAGTAGCTTATCTATATTATCTCTTGAATGATTACGATAGTGCATACAGTTGTTGCCAAAACTGTGACTGGAATCATTATGCTTTATTCAGTTGGCAGCATATTCCTTATTTAATATATATAAACGATATAGATACATACCATAGATTAGTTGCTGGTGAAATTGATAATCAAGAAAATTTGATAAAACAAATTAAAGACAATCATCAAAACTGGGATGATTACAGTGAAGAAGAAAAACAAGAAGAATTAGTAGAATTAAAGTCAGAAGTGATGCGATTGACTAATTTAGAGAAAAAATTTGCATTAGATAAGCCAAATATAAATATAAACAACTATTACTTATTGGAAAGCTGCGGATGCTTGTTATTTGGCTGCGATGAACACGGAAATTTACAAGACGATCGATAA
- the speE gene encoding polyamine aminopropyltransferase has translation MTISEQPSKINATEWVTDSNGNFAISIRLKGERLFHEVSPFQTVEVFDTHDRGKMLTIDRMVMCTEADEAAYHEMIAHVPMLTHPHVKDVLVIGAGDGGTIRELVRHQGIERITMVEIDEAVVRASKEFLPTISSALEHPKLNLLIDDGIKFVQNAADNSYDLVIIDSSDPVGPSEGLFTKSFYQDVYRTLRVGGVVTVQSESPIFHRKAFVDLNQCLKQVFGNDSVHCYLVFIPMYPTGMWSLTYCSKQGVHPIENLDGDRAAQFVKEHNLRYYNTEVHKAAFALPGFIQEMI, from the coding sequence ATGACTATTTCAGAGCAACCCAGTAAAATAAATGCTACCGAATGGGTAACAGATAGCAATGGAAATTTTGCTATATCCATTCGTTTGAAAGGAGAAAGGCTTTTTCATGAAGTATCGCCCTTTCAAACAGTAGAAGTATTTGATACTCATGATAGAGGAAAAATGCTGACTATCGACCGCATGGTGATGTGTACCGAAGCGGATGAAGCGGCTTATCATGAAATGATTGCTCACGTACCAATGTTGACTCATCCTCATGTAAAAGATGTGTTGGTAATTGGTGCTGGTGATGGTGGTACTATTCGCGAACTAGTGCGGCATCAAGGAATTGAGCGAATTACAATGGTAGAAATCGATGAAGCGGTGGTACGTGCTTCCAAGGAATTTTTACCTACTATTTCATCGGCTTTGGAGCATCCAAAGTTGAATTTGCTTATAGATGACGGCATTAAATTCGTTCAAAATGCTGCCGATAATTCCTATGACTTGGTAATAATTGATTCTTCCGATCCTGTGGGACCATCGGAAGGTTTATTTACAAAATCCTTTTATCAAGATGTGTATCGCACTCTTCGTGTTGGTGGAGTCGTAACGGTACAAAGTGAATCGCCAATTTTTCATCGCAAGGCTTTTGTTGATTTAAATCAATGTCTCAAGCAGGTTTTTGGTAACGATTCGGTACATTGCTATTTAGTATTTATTCCCATGTATCCCACGGGTATGTGGAGTTTGACTTATTGTTCTAAACAAGGTGTTCATCCAATAGAAAATTTAGATGGCGACAGGGCAGCACAATTTGTCAAAGAACATAATTTACGTTACTACAACACAGAGGTTCATAAAGCAGCTTTTGCTTTACCTGGGTTTATTCAAGAAATGATTTGA
- a CDS encoding isoprenylcysteine carboxylmethyltransferase family protein: protein MTFRKKQQLTQTSRGKRFALLIYGIAAYAIAMLTILYLIFYSAGKHPLASISLNQNSIFLALSINLLLVFLFGLQHSIMARPFFKQWWTQKIPVAVERSTYVLFSAIALATLLYFWQPIQITIWSVNNIKLKYFFWGLFGCGWIYFVLATFAINHFDLFGLRQVYLYWKGETYQEFPFMKRWMYNFNRHPIQTGLLIGLWATPYMKLDHLILSITLTFYILIGIALEERDLIRIYGEEYQRYRDEVGGLFPWKN, encoded by the coding sequence ATGACATTTAGAAAAAAACAACAGTTAACCCAAACCTCGCGGGGTAAACGATTCGCCCTACTTATCTACGGAATTGCTGCTTACGCGATCGCAATGCTGACTATACTATATTTAATTTTTTACAGCGCAGGAAAACACCCGTTAGCTTCAATATCTTTAAATCAAAACTCTATTTTTTTAGCACTATCTATTAATCTACTTTTAGTGTTTTTATTTGGGCTGCAACATAGCATTATGGCACGTCCATTTTTTAAGCAATGGTGGACGCAAAAAATACCCGTTGCTGTGGAGCGAAGTACCTATGTGTTATTTTCTGCTATCGCTTTAGCTACACTATTATACTTCTGGCAGCCGATACAAATAACAATTTGGTCGGTTAATAATATAAAACTAAAATATTTTTTTTGGGGATTATTTGGCTGCGGTTGGATTTATTTTGTTCTCGCCACTTTTGCCATTAATCATTTTGATTTATTTGGTTTGCGTCAGGTATATCTTTACTGGAAAGGAGAAACCTATCAAGAATTTCCCTTTATGAAGCGCTGGATGTACAACTTTAACCGTCATCCAATCCAAACCGGTTTACTGATAGGTTTATGGGCAACTCCATATATGAAACTTGACCATCTCATTTTATCAATAACACTTACATTTTATATATTAATTGGAATAGCCTTGGAAGAAAGAGACTTAATTCGTATTTATGGGGAAGAATATCAACGCTATCGTGACGAAGTTGGAGGATTATTTCCTTGGAAAAATTAA
- a CDS encoding DUF4336 domain-containing protein produces MLETSKQQNNSQDYSWKFWFTLPIYPFGKRQTIRKEVVKDTIWTFDQLQGIFYVVVPIRMTVVKLEEGGLLVYAPVAPTPECVRLVEELVAEHGRIKYIILPTISGLEHKIFVGPFARRFPDSQVFVAPKQWSFPVNLPLSWLGIPAKRTQVVPEDSNKTPFANQFDYEILGPIELGAGKFAEVALFHKSSKTLLVTDSIVSVPEQPPAIIQLDSYPLLFHARDKATDIVADNPENRRKGWQRIALFGLYFRPSVLDVPKWSQVFRDAAKAPKRSKKNYFGLYPFQWKQDWQRCFEALRGDGRLFVAPILQTLILNRAPQATIAWAEKIAQWDFKRIIPCHFDAPIEATPNQFRQAFSFLEKYSGSTLPQEDFQVLEEIDATLDKLGIPSAKEKV; encoded by the coding sequence ATGCTTGAAACCTCAAAACAACAAAATAATTCCCAAGACTACTCATGGAAATTCTGGTTTACTTTGCCAATTTATCCATTTGGTAAACGGCAAACAATCCGTAAGGAAGTAGTTAAAGATACTATTTGGACTTTTGACCAGCTTCAAGGCATTTTCTATGTTGTCGTTCCCATTCGCATGACGGTAGTAAAGCTGGAAGAAGGAGGTTTATTAGTTTATGCGCCAGTAGCACCGACTCCTGAATGCGTGCGTTTGGTTGAGGAATTAGTGGCAGAACATGGCAGAATTAAATACATAATTTTACCTACTATTTCTGGTTTAGAGCATAAAATATTTGTTGGCCCATTTGCCAGACGCTTTCCCGATTCCCAAGTATTTGTAGCACCCAAACAATGGAGCTTTCCCGTAAATCTTCCCCTCAGTTGGTTGGGTATACCTGCTAAGCGTACTCAAGTAGTTCCAGAAGACAGCAACAAAACACCTTTTGCAAATCAGTTTGACTACGAAATTCTAGGTCCCATCGAACTTGGTGCTGGGAAATTTGCTGAAGTCGCATTATTTCATAAATCATCCAAAACACTTTTAGTTACGGACTCAATAGTTTCCGTTCCCGAACAACCTCCTGCCATAATTCAGTTAGATTCTTATCCCTTACTTTTCCACGCCAGAGATAAAGCAACCGACATCGTTGCAGACAACCCCGAAAATCGTCGTAAAGGATGGCAGCGAATTGCTTTATTTGGTTTATACTTTCGTCCCAGCGTTTTAGATGTACCTAAGTGGAGTCAAGTCTTTCGCGATGCTGCTAAAGCTCCAAAACGCTCTAAAAAAAATTATTTTGGCTTATACCCTTTTCAGTGGAAACAAGATTGGCAGCGTTGTTTTGAAGCTTTGCGGGGTGATGGTAGATTATTCGTAGCACCAATTTTACAAACTTTAATTTTAAATCGGGCACCACAAGCAACTATTGCATGGGCTGAAAAGATAGCACAATGGGATTTTAAACGAATTATTCCCTGTCACTTTGATGCACCAATAGAAGCTACACCAAATCAATTTAGACAAGCATTTTCATTTTTAGAAAAATATAGCGGTAGCACTTTACCACAAGAAGATTTTCAGGTTTTAGAAGAGATTGACGCTACTTTGGATAAATTGGGGATTCCTTCAGCCAAAGAGAAGGTTTAA
- a CDS encoding NYN domain-containing protein, giving the protein MHQDLIFQFLKAISQNQDISSLLVEHLEKLDNAFASELRSFASLTFANQPAKAVGIAKIIVRFSNLIEKFEQGNHASNLEIAIAGYESALEVITHQAFPQIWANIQQSLISVYQQRQGILSQTISELKENTSQNKIQINDLIEKFEQEKQQSSELKTQLLKAMESQTQPAAAIDLQPIFSAIQETKSPSPNFNTVILYDIENLIKGNNNPQFNFSLEDIIGKIKAYNLVDKIAGQYAYADWSNNRLKQIKPNIQKLGIEAMQIFAFSNQKNAADIQLVIDAVELIHSKPWLQVFAIVSGDGGFSCLAKKLHEYGKIVIGCAYENQTNKLLPAVCDYFVRLPEPKNSNESNNSNNVKATVETQKSKSNYQEVLNYLKKNEPYRTALKQNGVDFSQVSKVFKEQISGFDYKKQGFKQFKNFLNSTIQGTEFKIICVDKCNKISRLKIN; this is encoded by the coding sequence ATGCATCAAGATTTAATATTCCAGTTTTTAAAAGCAATTAGTCAAAATCAAGATATATCTTCGCTGCTTGTAGAGCATTTAGAGAAACTTGATAACGCCTTTGCATCTGAATTACGAAGTTTTGCAAGCCTAACATTTGCAAATCAACCTGCTAAAGCTGTTGGTATAGCTAAGATTATTGTTAGATTTAGTAACTTAATTGAAAAGTTTGAACAAGGAAACCACGCGAGTAATTTAGAGATTGCGATCGCAGGTTACGAATCAGCGCTTGAAGTCATTACTCATCAGGCTTTTCCACAAATTTGGGCTAATATTCAGCAAAGTTTGATTAGTGTCTATCAGCAGCGTCAAGGCATTTTATCTCAAACGATTAGCGAATTAAAAGAAAATACCTCTCAAAACAAGATTCAAATAAACGATTTAATAGAAAAATTTGAACAAGAAAAACAGCAATCTTCCGAGCTAAAAACACAACTCCTGAAAGCGATGGAGTCTCAAACACAACCTGCAGCAGCAATCGATTTACAACCCATATTTTCGGCGATTCAAGAAACTAAATCACCATCGCCAAATTTCAACACAGTAATCCTCTACGACATCGAAAATTTAATTAAAGGTAATAATAATCCTCAATTCAATTTCTCCTTAGAAGATATTATCGGAAAAATAAAGGCATATAATTTAGTTGATAAAATTGCCGGACAATATGCTTATGCTGACTGGAGCAATAATAGATTAAAACAAATAAAACCTAATATCCAAAAACTTGGAATTGAAGCAATGCAAATTTTTGCTTTCAGCAATCAGAAGAATGCAGCGGATATTCAATTAGTCATTGATGCAGTTGAATTAATTCATAGCAAACCGTGGTTACAAGTTTTTGCAATTGTATCTGGTGATGGTGGATTTTCCTGCTTGGCTAAAAAGCTGCATGAATATGGAAAAATAGTCATTGGATGCGCTTACGAGAATCAAACTAATAAGTTGCTTCCTGCTGTGTGTGATTACTTTGTTCGATTGCCCGAACCAAAAAATTCAAACGAAAGCAATAATTCCAATAATGTAAAAGCTACAGTTGAAACACAAAAAAGCAAAAGTAATTATCAAGAAGTTTTAAATTATTTGAAAAAAAATGAGCCTTATCGAACTGCATTAAAACAAAATGGTGTAGATTTTTCACAGGTGAGTAAAGTTTTTAAAGAACAAATTTCAGGCTTTGATTATAAAAAGCAAGGGTTTAAACAATTTAAAAACTTTTTAAATTCTACTATTCAAGGTACGGAATTTAAAATTATTTGCGTTGATAAATGTAATAAAATATCAAGGTTGAAGATAAATTAA
- a CDS encoding D-alanyl-D-alanine carboxypeptidase family protein, with protein sequence MNTIFQKIAFLIVAICLLITVVASNQIARSNTSDEISNIENCLINRLLNKKCTVPEKPKITPIPVVSPTPTTVLTDKQRFIAALMNQFPQIPQPDTYEYILLRAYGAPLVNLEPTIRLPKKVVFSNDEETQIFQATLTKAKIVGTRNCYLQKSAADALNKARKQTRFRLKSGFGNSDCIRNFATTAKFWRKYTNSKTLDLVKKGKETRILGTVAPPGTSQHLWGLAIDLGVNNQKQIKALNQNGWYRTVEYDVPHWSYVGYPPEKLLKLGFRKKVIGNTTYWVTPL encoded by the coding sequence ATGAACACAATCTTTCAGAAAATAGCTTTTTTGATAGTTGCTATATGTTTGCTTATAACCGTAGTCGCAAGCAATCAGATTGCTCGTAGCAATACCAGTGATGAGATTAGCAATATAGAAAACTGCCTGATAAATAGACTGCTTAATAAGAAATGTACCGTTCCCGAAAAACCTAAGATTACTCCTATACCCGTTGTTTCACCAACTCCAACTACAGTTCTCACAGATAAACAAAGGTTTATTGCAGCATTGATGAATCAATTCCCCCAGATTCCTCAACCAGATACTTATGAGTATATTTTGCTGCGTGCTTATGGTGCGCCATTGGTAAATTTAGAACCAACAATTAGGCTACCTAAGAAAGTAGTATTTAGTAACGATGAAGAAACTCAAATATTTCAAGCTACCCTGACAAAAGCTAAAATAGTCGGTACGAGAAACTGTTATTTACAAAAATCAGCCGCCGATGCTTTAAATAAAGCTCGTAAGCAAACAAGATTTAGGCTGAAATCAGGATTTGGAAACAGCGACTGCATTCGTAATTTCGCTACAACAGCAAAATTTTGGAGAAAATATACTAATTCAAAGACATTAGATTTAGTCAAAAAAGGAAAAGAAACCAGAATTTTAGGTACAGTTGCACCACCAGGAACTTCACAACATTTATGGGGGTTGGCAATTGATTTAGGAGTTAACAATCAAAAGCAAATAAAAGCTTTAAATCAAAATGGTTGGTATCGCACCGTAGAATATGACGTACCGCATTGGAGTTATGTAGGTTATCCACCAGAAAAATTACTTAAATTAGGTTTTAGAAAGAAAGTTATTGGGAACACTACTTATTGGGTAACGCCGCTGTAA
- the mnmG gene encoding tRNA uridine-5-carboxymethylaminomethyl(34) synthesis enzyme MnmG, whose amino-acid sequence MHNCVEFQDSFDVIVVGAGHSGCEAALATARLGCRTLLLTLNLDKIAWQPCNPAVGGPAKSQLTHEVDALGGEIGKMADRTYVQKRILNSSRGPAVWALRAQTDKREYAAIMKGIVENQENLSIREAMVTDLVLGANDDVIGVQTYFDVAFGCKAVVLTTGTFLGGRIWVGNKSMAAGRAGEFAAEGLTQTLQDLGFETGRLKTGTPARVDKRTVDYSKMTPQPGDEEVRWFSFDPEVWVEKEQLPCYMTRTTAETHQLIRDNLNLSPVYGGWVDAKGPRYCPSIEDKIVRFADKESHQIFIEPEGRDIPELYIQGFSTGLPENLQLRMLRTLPGMENCVMLRPAYAVEYDYLPATQCFPTLMTKKIAGLFCAGQVNGTTGYEEAAAQGIVAGINAARFVRNREMIVFPREQSYIGTLIDDLCTKDLREPYRVLTSRSEYRLLLRSDNADRRLTPLGREVGLIDNRRWELFTQKQANITAEKERLYAKRIKENDDVGKAIVADTKQVIKGSITLADLLRRPKFHYADLIKYGLGNADLQRAEKEGAEIDIKYSGYLARQQNQIDQIARQANRLLPGELDYDSIDTLSKEAREKLNKVKPLTIGQAARIGGVNPADVNALLIYLELRKKHDQSEFTALTSTQSS is encoded by the coding sequence ATGCACAATTGTGTTGAGTTCCAAGACTCTTTTGATGTCATAGTTGTCGGTGCAGGTCACTCTGGTTGTGAAGCGGCTTTAGCTACTGCACGCCTGGGCTGTCGTACCCTGCTGTTAACCCTTAACTTGGATAAAATCGCTTGGCAACCGTGTAACCCCGCTGTTGGTGGTCCGGCTAAATCTCAGTTAACCCACGAAGTCGATGCACTTGGTGGAGAAATCGGTAAAATGGCAGACCGCACCTACGTGCAAAAAAGGATTCTTAATTCTTCAAGAGGTCCTGCTGTTTGGGCATTACGCGCTCAAACTGATAAGCGCGAATATGCTGCGATAATGAAGGGCATTGTAGAAAATCAAGAGAACTTGAGCATTCGTGAAGCAATGGTCACGGATTTAGTTTTGGGCGCGAATGATGATGTAATTGGCGTTCAAACTTATTTTGATGTTGCTTTCGGATGTAAAGCTGTTGTCCTTACCACCGGTACTTTTCTAGGAGGAAGAATTTGGGTTGGTAATAAGTCAATGGCAGCCGGAAGGGCAGGAGAATTTGCTGCTGAAGGTTTGACGCAAACTCTCCAAGATTTGGGATTTGAAACAGGTCGCCTCAAAACTGGAACTCCCGCACGAGTAGACAAGCGCACGGTTGATTACAGCAAAATGACTCCCCAACCGGGTGACGAAGAGGTTCGGTGGTTTAGTTTCGATCCAGAAGTATGGGTGGAAAAGGAACAGCTACCTTGTTATATGACTCGCACGACTGCCGAAACTCATCAATTAATTCGCGATAATCTCAATCTTTCCCCGGTGTACGGTGGTTGGGTAGATGCCAAAGGACCCCGCTATTGTCCCAGCATTGAAGATAAAATTGTTCGTTTTGCCGATAAAGAAAGTCATCAAATTTTTATTGAGCCGGAAGGAAGAGACATTCCCGAACTTTATATTCAAGGGTTTTCTACAGGTTTACCGGAAAATTTGCAACTACGTATGTTACGTACTCTTCCGGGTATGGAGAACTGCGTAATGTTACGACCTGCTTATGCAGTTGAGTATGATTACTTACCAGCTACTCAGTGTTTTCCCACATTGATGACTAAAAAAATCGCCGGTTTATTCTGTGCGGGACAAGTCAACGGTACAACTGGCTACGAAGAAGCCGCAGCCCAAGGAATTGTGGCTGGAATAAATGCTGCTAGATTTGTTCGCAATCGGGAAATGATAGTTTTCCCCCGCGAGCAAAGCTATATCGGGACTTTAATTGACGATTTGTGTACCAAAGATTTGCGCGAGCCTTACCGCGTGTTGACTAGTAGATCGGAATATCGTTTGCTGCTGCGCTCCGATAATGCCGATCGACGACTGACTCCTTTAGGAAGAGAAGTTGGCTTAATTGATAACCGACGTTGGGAATTATTTACTCAGAAGCAAGCTAATATTACTGCCGAGAAAGAACGGCTCTATGCTAAGCGGATTAAGGAAAATGATGATGTTGGGAAAGCAATAGTCGCAGATACCAAACAAGTAATCAAAGGTTCTATTACCCTTGCCGATTTATTGCGTCGTCCAAAATTTCATTATGCCGATTTAATTAAGTATGGATTGGGAAATGCTGATTTGCAGCGTGCTGAGAAAGAAGGTGCAGAAATTGATATCAAATATTCCGGTTATTTAGCCAGACAGCAAAATCAAATCGATCAAATTGCCCGTCAAGCAAATCGTTTGCTTCCGGGGGAATTAGATTATGACTCCATAGACACTCTATCCAAGGAAGCACGCGAAAAACTAAACAAAGTAAAACCTCTTACTATCGGACAAGCCGCACGTATCGGTGGAGTTAATCCTGCCGATGTCAATGCTTTACTCATATATTTAGAATTGCGTAAAAAACATGACCAGAGCGAATTTACAGCCTTAACGTCAACACAATCTTCATGA
- a CDS encoding 3-deoxy-7-phosphoheptulonate synthase, translating to MTLGQSIRQKVFDANIENYHVLLTPQEVKSKLPLTPSAEANVVKYRQELKDILDFQNRRKFIVIGPCSIHNTELALEYSRRLKQLQEKVEDKLLLIMRVYFEKPRTTVGWKGLINDPDMDDSFRIEKGILTARELLIKINELGLPAGTEALDPIIPQYLSELISWSAIGARTTESQTHREMSSGLSMPVGFKNGTDGNIQVALNALQSAKNSHHFLGLNRQGQVSIVQTKGNNYGHVILRGGGGQPNCDRESVKFTEEQLKKANLPPRIVIDCSHGNSNKDYRKQPGVLEDIVNQIVEGNTSIVGVMLESNLHEGNQKIPSNLEDLKHGVSVTDACIGWEETEQIILAAHEKL from the coding sequence ATGACCCTAGGACAATCGATTCGTCAGAAGGTATTCGATGCTAACATTGAGAATTATCACGTTTTATTGACACCACAAGAAGTTAAATCAAAATTACCTTTAACACCCTCAGCGGAAGCAAATGTTGTAAAGTACAGACAAGAGTTAAAGGATATATTAGATTTTCAAAATAGAAGAAAATTTATTGTAATTGGTCCTTGTTCGATTCATAATACAGAACTAGCTTTAGAATATTCTCGAAGATTAAAGCAGCTTCAAGAAAAAGTTGAAGATAAGTTGCTGTTGATTATGAGGGTTTATTTTGAAAAACCTAGAACAACGGTAGGCTGGAAAGGTTTAATTAATGACCCAGACATGGATGATTCTTTCCGTATCGAGAAAGGTATCTTGACTGCACGGGAATTGCTGATAAAAATCAATGAATTAGGATTGCCCGCAGGTACGGAAGCTCTAGATCCGATTATACCTCAGTACCTCAGCGAATTAATTTCTTGGTCTGCAATTGGCGCACGTACCACCGAGTCACAAACTCACCGGGAAATGTCTAGCGGGCTTTCCATGCCAGTTGGTTTTAAAAATGGTACGGATGGTAATATTCAAGTTGCTTTGAATGCTTTGCAGTCAGCTAAAAATAGCCATCATTTTCTAGGGTTAAATCGACAAGGACAGGTTAGTATTGTTCAAACCAAAGGAAACAATTACGGGCATGTAATTTTACGTGGTGGTGGTGGACAACCAAACTGCGATCGCGAAAGTGTTAAATTTACCGAAGAACAACTCAAAAAAGCAAATTTACCACCAAGGATTGTTATTGATTGCAGTCACGGCAATTCAAATAAAGACTATAGAAAGCAACCAGGTGTTTTAGAAGATATCGTTAACCAAATAGTGGAAGGCAACACATCTATCGTGGGTGTGATGTTGGAATCTAATTTACATGAAGGCAATCAAAAGATTCCTAGCAATTTAGAAGACTTAAAGCATGGTGTTTCCGTAACGGATGCTTGTATCGGTTGGGAGGAAACAGAACAAATTATTTTAGCCGCTCATGAAAAGTTGTAA
- a CDS encoding protochlorophyllide reductase, with translation MAQDSKSTVVITGASSGVGLYAAKALAQKGWHVVMACRNLEKTQKVANEVGMSSDSYTIMHLDLASLNSVRQFVNTFRESGKSLDALVCNAAVYLPLAKEPQRSEDGYELSVATNHLGHFLLCNLMLEDLQKSSAPEARLVILGTVTANPKELGGKIPIPAPPDLGDLKGFEEGFKAPISMINGKKFKAGKAYKDSKLCNVLTMRELHRRYHESTGIVFSSLYPGCVAETGLFRNHYSLFQKIFPLFQKNITGGYVSEELAGERVADVVAEPEYNKSGSYYSWGNRQKEGRKSFEQEVSNEALDDDKAQRLWELSAKLVGIADEQAVGAAAGAV, from the coding sequence ATGGCACAAGATAGCAAATCAACGGTTGTCATCACGGGTGCTTCCTCTGGAGTAGGCTTGTACGCTGCGAAAGCTCTTGCACAGAAAGGATGGCATGTAGTAATGGCTTGTCGCAACTTGGAAAAAACTCAAAAAGTTGCTAATGAAGTGGGAATGTCATCCGATAGCTACACCATCATGCATTTGGATTTGGCTTCTTTAAATAGCGTGCGTCAATTCGTTAACACTTTTCGTGAAAGCGGTAAATCTCTTGATGCTTTGGTGTGTAATGCTGCGGTGTATTTACCTTTAGCTAAGGAGCCACAAAGAAGTGAAGACGGGTATGAATTAAGCGTTGCCACCAATCACTTGGGGCATTTCTTGTTATGTAACTTGATGTTGGAAGACTTGCAAAAATCTTCTGCTCCTGAAGCGAGGTTAGTGATTTTAGGAACTGTAACAGCTAATCCTAAAGAATTGGGAGGAAAGATACCCATTCCCGCACCTCCAGATTTAGGAGATTTAAAAGGTTTTGAGGAAGGTTTCAAAGCACCGATTTCGATGATTAACGGTAAGAAATTTAAAGCGGGTAAAGCTTATAAAGACAGCAAGCTTTGCAATGTTTTAACCATGAGAGAATTACACAGACGCTATCACGAATCCACCGGGATTGTATTTAGCTCGCTTTATCCCGGATGCGTTGCTGAAACTGGTTTATTCCGCAATCACTATTCCCTATTCCAGAAAATATTCCCGCTATTCCAAAAGAATATTACCGGCGGATATGTATCCGAAGAATTAGCTGGTGAAAGAGTTGCAGATGTAGTTGCAGAGCCAGAATATAATAAATCCGGTTCATATTATAGTTGGGGAAATCGTCAGAAAGAAGGTAGAAAATCTTTCGAGCAGGAAGTTTCTAACGAAGCCCTAGATGATGATAAAGCACAGCGTTTGTGGGAATTAAGTGCAAAGTTAGTAGGAATTGCAGACGAGCAAGCTGTTGGTGCTGCTGCTGGTGCTGTGTGA